The Streptomyces sp. NBC_00459 DNA segment CACCGACGAGGAGTCCTGCCGGACGGCCATCGAGGAGGCCGCCGACGGACTCGGCGGCATCGACGCCCTCGTCTACACCACCGGCATCGGCCCCCTCGCCCCCGTCGAGAAGACCGACGCCGACACCTGGCGCCGGATCATGGACACCAACGTGATCGGCGCGGCCCTCGTCACCAACACCGCGCTCCCCCACCTCTCGGCAGCCGCGGGCACCGCCGTCTACCTCTCCACGGTGGGCGCGTCCATCACGCCCGCCTGGCCCGGGTTCGCGGGCTACCACGTCAGCAAGGCGGCCCTGGAGAAACTCGTCGAGGCATACCGGGTCGAACACCCCTCCGTCGGCTTCACCCGGTTCGTGGTCAGGGACTGCGGGGGCGGCGACGGGGACTCCCGCACCGAGTTCAACAACGGCTGGGACATGACGTACGCCGCCGAGGTCGTACCCGTCTGGCGGCAACGCGGCTACCTGACCGGCGACCTGCTCGACGTCTCCGAGTTCCTCCGCACCCTGGACGCCGTACTGCGCTGCGGCGGCACCATCCCCGAGGTGACGGTGACCCCGCGCGCGAGCCGGAAACCGTAGGCGCCGACAGAGAACGTCAGAAGTAGTACGCGTCCCCGGTGTCGAGCACGAGCACTCGCTGCCGGTCGTTGCCCCGGTTGCGGTCCACGACACCGCCGCTCCAGACCGTGCCGATCTCCAGCGCCACCTCGGCGGGCATGCCCCGAAGCCGCACCCTCAGCCCGATCTGCTCGCCCACACCGTCGGCGGCCAGCGCCCCCGTCCGGCACACGACCACCCGCGCTCCCAGCCGCGCGCACCCGTCCGGCAACTGCTGCCGGGCGGCCAACGGCACCGACCAGGTCAGCTGTACGGTCGCGTCGGCGACGGCGGACGGCCCGTGATTGCGCGGGGTCACCCGCAGGTCGATCCGCCCACGTTCCAGCGAGACGGCCCCGTGATACGCGAGATCCGCCTCGGGCCCCTCACTGTCGGCACCGGCGAACCCCCCGACCCCGACCAGACCGACCGTGGTCAAACCCGCCACCAGCCCACGCACCCAAACCCGCATGCTCACACCACCCACTCCTCGCCCGGAAGACCATCACCGTCGTCGAAGCGATGTATCCCACCTGACGCGCCCCGCAGGCGCCCTCCAACAGGTGACGGTGGGAACAGAGGACGGCGAGAACCGGGACCGGGGACGGCGAGCGAACGTGCGAAGCTGCCCGCATGTCGTCGGTCCTGCGCTCCGTAGCCCTGTTCGTCATCGCCGCCCTGTTCGAGATCGGCGGCGCGTGGCTGGTCTGGCAGGGCGTACGGGAGCACCGCGGCCGGTTGTGGATCGGCGCGGGCGTGCTGGCCCTGGGCGCGTACGGGTTCGTCGCCACCCTTCAGCCCGATGCCCAGTTCGGCCGCATCCTCGCGGCGTACGGCGGAGTCTTCGTCGCCGGTTCACTGGCCTGGGGCATGGCCGCGGACGGCTACCGCCCGGACCGCTGGGACGTGACGGGCGCACTGATCTGCCTCGCGGGCATGGCCGTGATCATGTACGCCCCACGAGGCGACTGACGGACCGACTGACGTGCGGACGAACGGACCGACGAACGAAGGCAGCCTGGTCAGGCGAGCTCGTCGGGCAGCAGCCCGAGCTGTCCCAGGAACTCCATCTGGTCGAAGTAGAGCCGGTAGTCGACGATGTGACCGTCCCTGACCGTCGCGACGTCGACACCCCGGATGCGGATCTCCTTCTGCGTCGCCGGCAGGTGGTCGCCGGAGGGCAGCGGGATCGGCCCGGTGTTCCGTCCGCTGAAGTAGCCCTCGTCGACGGCGGTGTCGCCGATCTCGTACGCGTGCACGGACTCGTACGTCGCCTCGGGCACCGCGTCCGTCATCTGCCGCCAGTACTCGACGATGTTGTCGCGCCCGTGGATCTCCCCGCCGTCGGGGGTGACGGCGACCGCGTCGGGCGCGTAGATCTCGGCGACGGCCTTGAGATCGGGCGTCGAGGTGAGCGCCTCCGTGAGCCGGTCCATGACGTCACGTGCTTCTCCCATGATCCACCTCCGTTGCCGCGGATCACCCACCTCATTTTCCCACCGCCGCCAGGTCCCGGCAGCACGGCGCGGGCCCACCCTCCGGACACCCCGCCGCCCGTCGGCCCCGCCTGCCTATCCTGGACAGCGCGACCCTCACCCCGAGCACCCCGAAACCCGAGGAGCAGTTCCATGGCCAGCGCCGCCCCGTCCGCCGCCTCCCGCATCGCCGTGATCACCGGCGCGAGCAGTGGAATCGGCGCCGCGACGGCCCGCCGACTCGCCGCCGCCGGTTACCGGGTCGTGCTGACGGCCCGCCGCAAGGACCGTATCGAGGCGCTGGCCGAGGAGATCAACGCGACGGGCGGCCAGGCCACGGCGTACCCCCTGGACGTCACCGACCGCACGGCGGTCGACGAGTTCGCGACCGCCTTCAAGACGATCGGCGTCCTCGTCAACAACGCGGGCGGCGCACTCGGCGCCGACCCGGTGGCCACCGGCGACCCGGCCGACTGGCGCCAGATGTACGAGACGAACGTCATCGGCACCCTCAACCTCACCCAGGCCCTCCTCCCCGCCCTGACGGCGAGCGGCGACGGCACGATCGTGGTCGTCTCCTCCACCGCAGGCCACGGCACGTACGAGGGCGGCGGTGGCTACGTCGCCGCCAAGCACGGCGCCCACGTCCTCGCGGAGACACTGCGCCTGGAGATCGTCGGCACCCCGGTCCGGGTGATCGAGATCGCCCCGGGCATGGTGAAGACGGACGAGTTCGCCCTGACCCGCTTCTCCGGCGACACGGAACGGGCGGCCAAGGTCTACGAGGGCGTGGCCGAGCCCCTCACCGCCGACGACGTGGCGGAGACGATCACCTGGACGGTGACCCGCCCCAGCCACGTCAACGTGGACCTCCTGGTCCTGCGCCCCCGCGCCCAGGCGTCGAACACGAAGGTCCACCGGGACGCGTGATGACGGATCCGACGGACGGCGCAGAGGACACAGAGGACACAGAGGCCACAGAAGCCCGCGACCGGGACCAGGAACAACAGCTCCTGGCCCTGGAGAAGAAGCGCGAACGGTACGTCTGGTACTACCTCGCGTACTTCCTCTTCGGCATCCACCTCGTGGCGTTCGTGATGATCTACGCGGTGAAGCACGCCCCCAAATAGGAGGCGTGCTTCGGGGCGTCAGCCCTTCACACAGACGACCTGCTTCAGCTTCGCCACGACCTCCACCAGGTCCCGCTGCTGGTCGATCACCTGCTCGATCGGCTTGTAGGCACCCGGGATCTCGTCCACGACGCCGGAGTCCTTACGGCACTCCACGCCCCGCGTCTGCTCCTCCAGGTCCTTCGTCGAGAAGCGCTTCTTCGCCGCGTTGCGGCTCATACGCCGGCCGGCACCGTGGGACGCCGAGTTGAAGGACTTCTCGTTCCCGAGGCCCTTCACGATGTACGACCCCGTGCCCATGGAACCGGGGATGATCCCGTATTCCCCGGACCGGGCGCTGATCGCACCCTTGCGCGTGACGAGGAGGTCCATGCCCTCGTACCGCTCCTCGGATACGTAGTTGTGGTGAGCGCTGATCTCCGGTTCGAAGCTCGGCTTCGCCTTCCGGAACTCCTTGCGGATCACGTCCTTCAGGAGCGCCATCATGATCGAGCGGTTGTACTTCGCGTACTCCTGCGCCCAGAAGAGGTCGTTGCGGTAGGCCGCCATCTGCGGGGTGTCCGCGATGAAGACGGCGAGGTCGCGGTCGATCAGCCCCTGGTTGTGCGAAAGCTTCTGGGCCACGCCGATGTGATGGTCTGCCAGCTCCTTGCCGATGTTGCGGGAACCGGAGTGGAGCATCAGCCAGACAGAACCGGTCGTGTCCGTGCATACTTCGACAAAATGGTTGCCGCTTCCGAGCGTTCCGATCTGCTTCGTGGCACGTTCCTGACGGAACTTCACCGCATCCGCAACCCCGTCGAACCGCCCCCAGAAGTCCTCCCACCCCCCGGTGGCGAACCCGTGCAGCCGCCCCGGATCCACGGGACTGTCATGCATCCCCCGCCCCACCGGAATCGCCTCCTCGACCTTCGACCGCAGCCGGGACAGGTCACCCGGCAGGTCGTTCGCCGTGAGCGACGTCTTGACGGCGGACATCCCGCAGCCGATGTCGACCCCCACCGCCGCCGGGCACACCGCACCCTGCATCGCGATGACCGACCCGACCGTCGCCCCCTTGCCGAAGTGGACGTCCGGCATGACGGCGAGGCCCTTGATCCACGGCAGCGTCGACACGTTCCGCAGCTGCTGCATCGCGACGTCCTCGACCGACGCCGGGTCGGCCCACATACGGATGGGTACCTTCGCGCCCGGCACTTCCACGTACGACATATCGTCCTCATTCCCCCGAAAATCCAACAGAAGTCTTTAATCGCAAAACCGGCGCCAAGGTCAACGAAAGGGATGCCGGACCGGCGTTCACGGTGGTGCGTGCGATACACATTGTCTGCCGGTGACGCCCCCGTGCGGCAAGTGAATAACCAGCGGGGACACTGGAGCGAGCACCGTCCACAAAGATCGTCGAGAGGAACCTGACCGTGCAGCGGAAGGCCTACGTACCCGGCGTCGCCGCCCTCCTCGCGGCGTTGCTGGCCGGCTGCACCAGCGGCTCGGGCAGTGGTGACACCGCCGAGGACGCCAAGCCCGGCGACAGCGGCACCACGACCGCCGCGGCGCAGCCCGGCCGCTACCTCACCCTCCCCGAGCCCTGCGGCGCGGTCGGTCGCGGCACCCTCGACTCGCTGCTGCCCGGCATCAGGCAGATCACGGACGAGGACCAGCGCGAGCAGGCGTACGAGGGCGAGTCGACCCTCACGTACAACACGGACCGCAAGGTCGGCTGCCGCTGGAAGGTGGAGTCCACGGACGCCACCGACCATCTCCTCGTCGACTTCGAACGCGTGGTGTCGTACGACAACTCGGTGAGCGACGACAGTCAGGCGACGGACCTCTTCGCGACCAAGGTGGCGGACGCCGACCTCCCGGAGCCCGTCGCCTCCACCACCGCGACCGCCACCGAGTCCGCGTCCCCGCCCGCCACCGCGTCCGGCTCCCCTTCCTCCTCCGCCGCCGCCACCGACGCGGCGTCGGCCTCCGTCTCCCCGGACGCCGACGCCGACACCGAGTCGGCCGCCGCCCTCCAGCCCCGCCTCCTGGACGGCCTCGGGGACGAGGCGTTCCTCGACGACGAGCTGACCTCCGCCGGTTCAACCGCCCAGCAGCGCACGGTGACTGTGGCGTTCCGCACGTCCAACGTGATCGTGACCATCGAGTACTTCGAGCAGCCGACGGCGCTCGGCACCGTGCCCGACAGCAAGGAAATGCAGGACAGGGCACAGAAACTGGCCTCGCAGCTGGCCGGCGCGTTCGACTAGGAACCGGCGCGTGCCCCTTCGCACCCGCCCTCCGCAAAGGGCGTGAAGCAAGGCAGCGCGCCCCCCTCACCGCGTACCGTGGCCCCTCGGACCCGATCCGACCGCAGGAACCGAGAGCCGCAGGAACCAGAGCGCGATGAGTGAAGGAACCATGCACCGACCCGCACAGCGAGACCAGCGCAGCCGGAACAGCAGCCTGAACACCGGAGTGACGACGAGGCGGCTGCACCGCGCCCTCGCCACCCTGGCCGCCGTCCCCGTCATCCTCCTCGTGGCCGTCGGCTGCTCCTCCGACTCGGGATCCGATTCCGGGTCGGGGTCCGGTTCCGCCGACAACGCGGCGCAGGAGACGGCCGGTGCGGGCGAGACGGTGAGCGCGTCGCCGACCGTGCAGGCCGCGGCGTACCAGAAGCTTCCGGAGCCCTGCACGGTGCTGTCGACGAAGACGCTGAAGGACCTTGTCCCGAAGGGTGTGAAGTCGGGCAAGGAAGGATCGTCCAACGACACGTCCACGCGCGGCAGTTGCTCATGGACGAGCCTCGTGAACAACGGGGTGAAGGGCTCCCAGTTCCGCTGGCTGAACGTGTCGCTGCTGCGCTTCGAGTCGACCGCGTCACGCGGCTCCGGCGACGAGCTGGCGCAGGCGTACTACGACAGCCAGGTACAGGACGCCGAGTCGACGGCGGGTGCGAAGAACACCAGGTCGGAGGCGGTGACCGGGGCCGGCGACGCGGCGACGTCCGTGCACTACGACCTGAAGAAGAAGGAAGGGTCCTTCCGGCAGCAGACGGTGGTGGTCCGGGTCGAGAACGTCGTCGTGACCCTCGACTACAACGGTGCCGGGCTCGCGGGCGAGAAGACGCCGAGCGCGGACAGTCTGACGAAGGCTGCGGTGAAGGCCGTCAAGGAGGCCGTCGCGAAGGTGTCCTCGGCGAACGGCGAGGGCGGCTCGGGCACCCCTGCCCCGACGAACTCCCCTACCTCGTCGGCGAGTTCGTCACCGAAGCCGAGCGCTTCACCGTCCAAGGCTGCGTCCAAGGCACCTGCCTCGTCCGCGTCCCCCTCAGCGTCGAAGAAGAGCTGACCTTGTCTCGGCAACACGTACGCCGTACACATGTGCCACCCTGTTGCGCGCAACAACACGCACTGGGAGGGGAGTACGGGTGGCCGCGCCACTGCAACTGACACGAATGCACCGGGTTCTCATCGGCGTGGTCGTCGCCGGTGCGGTGGTCATCGCCGGGATCGGCTTCGCGGGTTCGTACGCCGCCGTCCGTGAACTGGCCCTGAAGAAGGGCTTCGGGAACTTCAGCTACGTCTTCCCGATCGGCATCGACGCGGGTATCTGCGTCCTGCTCGCCCTGGACCTCCTCCTCACCTGGATCCGGATCCCGTTCCCGCTGCTGCGCCAGACGGCGTGGCTGCTCACGATGGCGACGATCGCGTTCAACGGCGCGGCGGCCTGGCCCGACCCGCTGGGTGTGGGCATGCACGCCGTCATCCCGGTGCTGTTCGTGGTCTCGGTGGAGGCCGCCCGGCACGCCATCGGCCGGATGGCCGACATCACCGCCGACAAGCACATGGAGGGCGTCCGCCTCACCCGCTGGCTCCTCTCCCCGCTGCCGACGTTCCTTCTCTGGCGCCGGATGAAGCTGTGGGAGCTGCGCTCCTACGACCAGGTCATCAAGCTGGAGCAGGAACGTCTCGTCTACCAGGCCCGTCTGCACGCCCGCTTCGGCCGGGCCTGGCGGCGCAAGGCCCCGGTGGAGTCCCTGATGCCCCTGCGCCTGGCCCGCTACGGCGTCCCCCTCGCGGAGACGGCCCCTTCGGGCCTGGCGGCGGCGGGCATCGAACCGGCACTGCTGCCGCCGGCCCCACAGCCTGCCCTGGAGGCTGCCGACGCGGGCGCGAGCAGTCGTACCCCGGAGTCGGCGGTCGCCGTACAGAACAACCCGGCAGCAGCCCAGGAGCAGCGCCCCGCGCCCGAGGGCGGCGAGCCCGCCGGGCAGCAGGACGACGCCGAGCCCCAGAATCCGTGGCTCCAGGCGCGGGACCCCCGGGCCATCGCGTACCAGGGTGGCTACGACCCGACCTACGACCCCGAGCCCGCGGACGCCCAGTGGTACGCGGAGCAGCAGCAGGCCGAGCAGT contains these protein-coding regions:
- a CDS encoding SDR family oxidoreductase, with product MSVPSTTNTTGATNTTSALRAVVVGASSGLGRCTAIDLGSRGNHVALLARRHDRLVDAAREAGPDALAIACDVTDEESCRTAIEEAADGLGGIDALVYTTGIGPLAPVEKTDADTWRRIMDTNVIGAALVTNTALPHLSAAAGTAVYLSTVGASITPAWPGFAGYHVSKAALEKLVEAYRVEHPSVGFTRFVVRDCGGGDGDSRTEFNNGWDMTYAAEVVPVWRQRGYLTGDLLDVSEFLRTLDAVLRCGGTIPEVTVTPRASRKP
- a CDS encoding YnfA family protein — translated: MSSVLRSVALFVIAALFEIGGAWLVWQGVREHRGRLWIGAGVLALGAYGFVATLQPDAQFGRILAAYGGVFVAGSLAWGMAADGYRPDRWDVTGALICLAGMAVIMYAPRGD
- a CDS encoding ester cyclase gives rise to the protein MGEARDVMDRLTEALTSTPDLKAVAEIYAPDAVAVTPDGGEIHGRDNIVEYWRQMTDAVPEATYESVHAYEIGDTAVDEGYFSGRNTGPIPLPSGDHLPATQKEIRIRGVDVATVRDGHIVDYRLYFDQMEFLGQLGLLPDELA
- a CDS encoding SDR family NAD(P)-dependent oxidoreductase encodes the protein MASAAPSAASRIAVITGASSGIGAATARRLAAAGYRVVLTARRKDRIEALAEEINATGGQATAYPLDVTDRTAVDEFATAFKTIGVLVNNAGGALGADPVATGDPADWRQMYETNVIGTLNLTQALLPALTASGDGTIVVVSSTAGHGTYEGGGGYVAAKHGAHVLAETLRLEIVGTPVRVIEIAPGMVKTDEFALTRFSGDTERAAKVYEGVAEPLTADDVAETITWTVTRPSHVNVDLLVLRPRAQASNTKVHRDA
- a CDS encoding RtcB family protein — protein: MSYVEVPGAKVPIRMWADPASVEDVAMQQLRNVSTLPWIKGLAVMPDVHFGKGATVGSVIAMQGAVCPAAVGVDIGCGMSAVKTSLTANDLPGDLSRLRSKVEEAIPVGRGMHDSPVDPGRLHGFATGGWEDFWGRFDGVADAVKFRQERATKQIGTLGSGNHFVEVCTDTTGSVWLMLHSGSRNIGKELADHHIGVAQKLSHNQGLIDRDLAVFIADTPQMAAYRNDLFWAQEYAKYNRSIMMALLKDVIRKEFRKAKPSFEPEISAHHNYVSEERYEGMDLLVTRKGAISARSGEYGIIPGSMGTGSYIVKGLGNEKSFNSASHGAGRRMSRNAAKKRFSTKDLEEQTRGVECRKDSGVVDEIPGAYKPIEQVIDQQRDLVEVVAKLKQVVCVKG
- a CDS encoding DUF3558 domain-containing protein, which produces MQRKAYVPGVAALLAALLAGCTSGSGSGDTAEDAKPGDSGTTTAAAQPGRYLTLPEPCGAVGRGTLDSLLPGIRQITDEDQREQAYEGESTLTYNTDRKVGCRWKVESTDATDHLLVDFERVVSYDNSVSDDSQATDLFATKVADADLPEPVASTTATATESASPPATASGSPSSSAAATDAASASVSPDADADTESAAALQPRLLDGLGDEAFLDDELTSAGSTAQQRTVTVAFRTSNVIVTIEYFEQPTALGTVPDSKEMQDRAQKLASQLAGAFD
- a CDS encoding DUF3558 domain-containing protein translates to MHRPAQRDQRSRNSSLNTGVTTRRLHRALATLAAVPVILLVAVGCSSDSGSDSGSGSGSADNAAQETAGAGETVSASPTVQAAAYQKLPEPCTVLSTKTLKDLVPKGVKSGKEGSSNDTSTRGSCSWTSLVNNGVKGSQFRWLNVSLLRFESTASRGSGDELAQAYYDSQVQDAESTAGAKNTRSEAVTGAGDAATSVHYDLKKKEGSFRQQTVVVRVENVVVTLDYNGAGLAGEKTPSADSLTKAAVKAVKEAVAKVSSANGEGGSGTPAPTNSPTSSASSSPKPSASPSKAASKAPASSASPSASKKS
- a CDS encoding DUF2637 domain-containing protein: MAAPLQLTRMHRVLIGVVVAGAVVIAGIGFAGSYAAVRELALKKGFGNFSYVFPIGIDAGICVLLALDLLLTWIRIPFPLLRQTAWLLTMATIAFNGAAAWPDPLGVGMHAVIPVLFVVSVEAARHAIGRMADITADKHMEGVRLTRWLLSPLPTFLLWRRMKLWELRSYDQVIKLEQERLVYQARLHARFGRAWRRKAPVESLMPLRLARYGVPLAETAPSGLAAAGIEPALLPPAPQPALEAADAGASSRTPESAVAVQNNPAAAQEQRPAPEGGEPAGQQDDAEPQNPWLQARDPRAIAYQGGYDPTYDPEPADAQWYAEQQQAEQYDARQQYESRQQYEAQRQFEEQQRFEQQRFEQRMFPQQRAEQYEEQPQAPAPESFPEPSPEDTGTFPIPAGPGRTREMGAGGGTEPTEEDYYLVFKKSIDGSYPTSGQFRGNVEDTYGTKIPQREADRMVARFTNRHTAELQDDHIA